The Nocardia sp. NBC_01503 sequence CGAGATCCTGCTCGCTCGGCTCCAGGTCGAAGAGGAAATCCGTTTCCGCGCGCAACTGCCGGGCCAGGTCGGAGTCGGTGTCCATGGTCAGTCGAGGCCGAATCCGCCCCACCTGATCCCAGGTCAGCATGGCCAGCTTCAGCCACTCCTCGCTTCGGAAACGCATCCAGGGGTAGTACAGCGCAATCGTCGACACCGCCCCAGCATGACAGCTCCGATACCGCCCCGGTTCCAGATTCTTTACGACTCCCCTTGCGCGCCAGTGCATTCGAATTCGCAGATGCACAGTCGAAATGCGGCCGCAAAGCCCGCGCCGAGATAGGACATTCCCTGTCCTAGTTACCTTCGACACCGGGTTCATGAAGGAGCTCTCCCTGCGCCAGCTGAACCGGACCCTGCTCGCGCGCCAAATGCTCACCGAGCGCGTATCCATGCCCGCGGCAGACCTCATCCGCCACCTGATCGCGGTCCAGGGCCAAGAGGCCAACTGGCCCTTCATCGGCCTGTGGACCCGCCTCACCGATTTCGAACCAGCGGAGCTGAATTCACTCCTGCATGATCGGACCGTGGTGCGCGGCACCATGATTCGCCGCACCGTCCACCTCGCGCACGCCGAGGACTACCGCTGGCTGTATCCGACGGTCCGCCCGACGGTCGAACAGTCCCTGCGACTCGCCTACTACCGCGAAGCCTGCGAACACCTCGATCACACCGAATTCGCCACCGCCGGAAGGCGACTCCTCACCGGCCGCACCCTGACCCGCACCGAAATCGGCCGCACCCTGGCCGAACGGTTCCCCACCCCGCACCCGGATCGCCTGTCCGCGATCCTGGGCCAGATCACCCCCCTGGTACACCACGCCGAGGCGGGTACCTGGGGCGCCTGGCGCAACCGCCGGGTCTCGGTATCGCTCGCCGAGGAATGGATCGGCGCGCCCCTGGCCGAACGCCCCGACCCCGAGCAGCTGATCCTGCGCTACCTCGCCGCCTTCGGCCCCGCCACCGTCGCGGACATCCAATCCTGGTCCGGGGTAACCAAACTGGCGGAGGTGGTAGCTCGCCTACGCCCCCAACTCCGAGTCCTGCGAGACGACACCGGCCGCGAACTCTTCGATATCCCGGACGCCCCGCTAGCCGACCCGAACCTCCCGGTCCCGGTCCGCTTCCTCCCCGCCTTCGACAACGCACTCCTGGCCCACAAGGACCGCCGCCGCGCCATCACCGACGAAGACCGCTCCCGCATAACCAAAATCGCCTCGGGCGGCGTCCCCATGTACCTGGTCGACGGCTTCGTCCACGGCCGCTGGGACCTGCGCGGCGAAACCCTCCGCATCACTCCGTGGCACCCCATGACAAGCACCGACGAGGCCGCGGTCCGCGCCGCCGCCGAGGAACTCCTACCGATGGTGCTACCGAACACCACCGGCGGCGTCGCCATCACCCCCGCATAGACACCGCTCATGCCGAGTTCGCTGCGGGCACCACGAGGACTCGCACTGACGGCGTCCGGTGTCCATCAGCACAATGGCGCACAGCATCAGTACCTGCCGTGGAGCGCCGTCGCTACGGTCCAACCGACTCTGCGCGATCCCACCGGGAGTGGCGACGCCCGTAATCGGCGACGCGTACCCATGGTGCTGCTTCGTCCCGACCAGGGAATGGAGGTCGCGGTACTCGGCCGCTACGGACGCTACCGCCAACGCGCATTCCTCGACGTGATCTCCGTTCAGCCCGCCGTCTATCCGATCGACGGCGGACTGCTCTACTACACCCTCCGGTTCTATTGGCAGCACCCGGAATTGCGGGACGAACTGTCGTCGGGGTCGGCGATCGAACGCATGCGCCGGGGCGAAGTCCGCGGTTAGACGCCGACACTAATGCGATGGTCGGTACCGTCCTGACAGCAGTCTGCGCCAGGAGTCAGGCTACGAGGGCCTCCCGCAGCGCTTCGAGTTCGGATTCCGACAGGCCGTTGGCGAGCAGCCATTCGGCCGCGCCGCCGTGGTCGGCGTGGAGGTTCTCCAGGAAGCCGAGCATGACCTGCGCGGTGATGGCCAGGATGCCGGTGTTCGCTTGCGGGAGGCCCGCGTAGGACGGGAGGGCGTCGAGGCGGTCGCGGACTCGTTGCATGCGGTCGTTGGTCAGGACGTAGTCGTGGGCGATCACGTCGGCGGGGACGCCTACCGCGTCGAGCAGGACCGCGGCCAGGACGCCGGTGCGGTCTTTGCCCGCGGCGCAGTGGAATAGGACCGAGCGGCGGTCGGGGTTGATGATGAGGCGGACGGCTTCGACTATGTGGTCGCCACTGCCCGCGAGTAGCAGGCCGTAGAGCTCGGTGAGGTCCACGCGGGTCTTGTCCGGAACGAGATCCCTTGCGGCCAGCGAGGACTGGGGAGACTTGCGAATCGGCAGATTCGCGATGTGGACGCCCGCGTCCGCGAAAAGGCCGTAGCCTTCACGCTCCACCTCGTCGGGCAGGCGCAGGTCGATGACCGTGCGCAGGCCGAGAGGCTCCAGCAGTCGGGTGCGGTCCTCGCAGGTGGCCTGTTGCAGGGTGCTCGAGCGGAAGACCACGCCGAAACGGGTGGTGCCACCGCCGGTTACGGGCAAGCCGCCCAGATCGCGCACATTGTCGATCTCGGCGAAGTCGATCCAGCGGTCGGCGGCCAGGGCGGCCGCGGGATCAGTGGGCACGACCGGCCGCTGCCTCTTCGGCGCGGGTGAGACCGCACAGGCCGATCAGGTCTTCGTGCAGTTCGAACCACACGGTGTGGTAGCTGTCCATGATGGGACGGGCCACGTAGGTGTGATCGCCCTCGGCGATGCGCTCGATGGCGCGGTCGAGGCGGGCGGCGTAGCCGGTCAGGCGCGGGGCCAGGCCGCCCAGTCGCCGCACCAGGGGGCGCAGGGCGCGGTGGGTGTCGGCCAAGCGGTTGAGAACGGCCGCGTCGTAATCGGCATCGGCGTGGTCGTTGACCGTGGCCGGATCCTTCATCTGCCAATCGGTGATGATCACCTTGAGATCGGCGTTGTAGACACAGAATTCGTCATAGGCGGCGGTCAGCGCGGCCGCGTCGACGGTGCCGCGCTCCGCGGTGAGCAGCTGCTCCAGACGGGGGCGGCCCTCCGGGGTGAGGCGGAAGCCCGCGGGGGTGCTGGCGCAGAGTCCGGCATCCACGAGACCCGCACAGTGCGAGGCGATTTCGGCCGCATCGGCGAACAGGCTGAGCGCCAGATTGTCGGCGTTCACGCGGCCCTTGATGCCGACCAGGCGCAGCAGCGCCAGTTCGGTGACGGGGGTGTGCACGGAAACCACTTCCTGCTCGGCGCTTTCCGGGGTGGTGGCACGCTCTTCGAGGCGGTCGGCCAGGTGCGCGCCGTCGACCCCGGCCCACTGGGCCAGTTGGGCGACATCGTCGAGAATGATCCGCTCGACCGGTTTGGCGACGATCTCACCGGCGAGCACCAGACCCGCACCGCCGTCGACGGTGACGGTGCGGCCGACCAGCGCGTCCACCACGCCGGGGCCGCAGCCGACCACGCAGGGG is a genomic window containing:
- a CDS encoding tyrosine-protein phosphatase, coding for MPTDPAAALAADRWIDFAEIDNVRDLGGLPVTGGGTTRFGVVFRSSTLQQATCEDRTRLLEPLGLRTVIDLRLPDEVEREGYGLFADAGVHIANLPIRKSPQSSLAARDLVPDKTRVDLTELYGLLLAGSGDHIVEAVRLIINPDRRSVLFHCAAGKDRTGVLAAVLLDAVGVPADVIAHDYVLTNDRMQRVRDRLDALPSYAGLPQANTGILAITAQVMLGFLENLHADHGGAAEWLLANGLSESELEALREALVA
- a CDS encoding winged helix DNA-binding domain-containing protein encodes the protein MKELSLRQLNRTLLARQMLTERVSMPAADLIRHLIAVQGQEANWPFIGLWTRLTDFEPAELNSLLHDRTVVRGTMIRRTVHLAHAEDYRWLYPTVRPTVEQSLRLAYYREACEHLDHTEFATAGRRLLTGRTLTRTEIGRTLAERFPTPHPDRLSAILGQITPLVHHAEAGTWGAWRNRRVSVSLAEEWIGAPLAERPDPEQLILRYLAAFGPATVADIQSWSGVTKLAEVVARLRPQLRVLRDDTGRELFDIPDAPLADPNLPVPVRFLPAFDNALLAHKDRRRAITDEDRSRITKIASGGVPMYLVDGFVHGRWDLRGETLRITPWHPMTSTDEAAVRAAAEELLPMVLPNTTGGVAITPA